AAGCGGTATGTAAACCGCGAAAATCAAGAGTAGCTTGTTGATAACTGAGAAAGTTTTTGAGGGTTAATTGTCGAGGAATCATAAGGAATAAGGAATTAGTACTTATGAACTACTATAACATTCTCTCCAAGAATAACAACCAAAAAGAGTACAAAAACGATTATAATTAAGTTTTGGATTTAGCAAAAGTCCAAGTCTTTGGAAGTTCGACAACCCGAAAATGAAGCAACGACAAGAAAGACGATTTGACTACGTTAAAATAGGATTAGCCTCCCCAGAAAGGATCAGACAGTGGGGAGAAAGAACATTACCCAATGGGATTGTAGTAGGTGAGGTCACTACTCCAGAAACGATTAACTATCGTACCCTTAAACCAGAAATGGATGGGTTATTCTGTGAGAAAATTTTTGGACCATCCAAAGATTGGGAGTGCTGGTGTGGTAAATATAAGCGGGTAAGACACAAAGGGATTGTGTGTGAACGCTGTGGAGTAGAGGTAACCGAATCGCGGGTACGTCGTCATCGTATGGGCTATATAAAACTAGCTGCTCCTGTGACTCACGTCTGGTATCTCAAAGGGATTCCTAGTTATCTAAGTATCTTACTAGATATGCCACTCAGGGATGTAGAGCAGATAGTTTATTTCAACTCTTATGTAGTTTTAGATCCTGGTAATGCTGATAATTTAACGGCTAAACAATTATTGACAGAGGATCAATGGCAAGAAATTGAAGAGCAAATTTATGCTGAAGATTCTACTCTAGAAGGTATAGAGGTTGGTATTGGAGCAGAAGCGATACAACAATTATTAGCAGAAATTGATCTAGAGTCAGAAGCAGAAAAACTGCGGGAAGAAATTATTGATAGTAAAGGTCAGAAAAAAGCAAAATTAATTAAAAGACTCAGGGTAATTGATAATTTTATCGCTACTGGTTCTTTACCTGAATGGATGGTACTATCAGTGATTCCTGTGATTCCTCCTGATTTGCGTCCCATGGTACAACTCGATGGTGGACGTTTTGCTACTTCTGATTTAAATGATCTCTATCGTCGGGTAATTAATCGTAATAACCGTTTAGCTCGTCTCCAAGAAATTCTTGCTCCTGAAATTATCGTCCGTAATGAAAAACGGATGCTTCAAGAGTCTGTAGATGCGTTAATCGATAACGGAAGAAGGGGAAGAACCGTTGTTGGGGCTAATAATCGTCCTCTGAAATCTCTCTCAGATATTATCGAGGGTAAACAAGGTCGTTTCCGTCAAAACCTCTTAGGTAAAAGGGTTGACTATTCGGGACGTTCGGTTATCGTAGTAGGTCCTAAACTGAAAATCTATCAGTGTGGTTTACCTAGAGAGATGGCGATCGAGTTATTCCAACCTTTTGTCATTCATCGTCTAATTCGCTTGAATGAGGTTAATAACATCAAAGCGGCGAAAAAGATGATTCAACGCAATGATCCTAAAATTTGGACGGTTTTAGAGCAGGTAATTACTGGTCACCCTGTTTTACTCAATCGTGCTCCTACTCTACACCGTTTAGGTATCCAAGCTTTTGAACCTATTTTAGTAAATGGTCGTGCGATTCAGCTACACCCTCTAGTCTGTCCACCTTTTAACGCGGATTTTGACGGTGACCAAATGGCGGTACACGTACCCCTATCTCTAGAATCTCAAGCAGAAGCGCGTCTGTTGATGATGGCTTGTCATAACATTCTTTCTCCTGCAACGGGACGTCCGATTATTGCTCCTTCTCAAGATATGGTCTTGGGTTGTTATTATTTAACCGCGGAAAATCCTAAAGCCGTTAAGGGTGAAGGTCGCTATTTTGCTAATCTTGAAGATGGGATTAAAGCCTATGAACAGGGGGTTTTAGATTTACATACCTACATCTGGGTAAGATATGACGACGAGGTGCAAACTGATAAGCCTGATAATGAAGTACTCCAAACGGAAACTCTAGAAGATGGAACGGTTTGGAAACATTACCGTTTACGTAAGGTTAGGGAAACTGCTGACGGGGAGACGATCGCTCAGTATATCAAGACTACCCCAGGTCGGATTATCTATAATAAAACTATCTTGGATGCTCTTGTTTTCTAGAATCTAACATCCTCCCCACCCTTCTCTGAATCAGGGAAGGGTTCGGAGTTTTTGCAGTCAAAAAACCGAGCGATCGCTCAAAAAAAGAACTTTTCCTCAACCAAAGTTAGCATATATAGCAGTAGCCACCGAGTCACCGAGACAGTAGCCAGGAGGCAAACGATTACTAAGTATAGGTTTCACGATTGTAGAATGTCAAACACCATAGCGCGTACTGCTATAAATACTGGTGCAATATCCAAGTAATAACGCAATTATGTTTAATCGCATTGTAAGTTTTATTCTCACTATCGTAATTACCTTTACTCTAGTTTTAAGTTTACATAACTCAACTCAAGCACAAATACTACCAGTCAACCCAGGAAATGGCAATAATCAAGAGAAAGTATCTAGTTTACCTTGGTGGAGTTTGAATCGTTCTTTTGTTTGTGGTAGATTTTGGTGTAGCAATATTTATATATATAATGTTAATAATTTTAGTCCAGAATTAACCCTCGCTGTACCTTTTACTAGAGATGAATCTACCTTACAAGCACAACTAGAGGTTGAATCTAGATCTCAATTGGTGCAAAAGACTTTTAGTCAAGTTTTGTCTAATCTACTTCAATCACAGTCTCGTCGTGACCTGATTATACCTGAAAGCAACTGGCGATTTTGGTTACCTAATTTCCCTAAACCTGAACATCCTTTCACACCTCAAGTCGAAATAGGATTACAGAATAATCAAACAGTTATTTTTGTCCCCACACAACCAGAATTAAGTCTCACTCAACAAGATTTAGTTACCGTTACAGACATAGACGCTCGCGCTAATGGTAAATCTATCGAAGAATTAGCCTCTGTTTGGCGTAATAATCTCCGCTATTCTATGAGTCAAAGACTATGGGGATATACCTTTAATGCTAATTATCCTGGAATACGTCTAGTTATGCTTTTGGCGATCGCTGTTGTCGCTATTTTAATCATTTGCTTAATTACTTATCTCAAAAGTATCCTCAAAAATTGGGAGAAAATTCTCAAAAAAGAGCAAGATAAATTAACCAACTTTTTAACTAAAAATTATGAAAATCTGCAACAAAAAACTTCAGAATTGATGGTCTATAATACTCCTGATGTTTTATTTAAAAAACAAAGTAAAATTATCCAAACCAGAAATATTATTCAATTATTTTTAAGGATTTTATTTTGGATACAATTTAGTATCTTATTATTGAGTTTATCCTTGATGACTATCGTTTTTGCTGACTCGAGATTTTTCTATAGATTATTCCTAGGACAAGCGATATTTCTACCAGCTTTATGGGCGTTAATTAGCTTAGGAGATAAAGCCTTGGCTATGATTATTCAATATTATTTAAATCAATGGGCTATGATAGCTCAAAAATATAACCCTCTGTCTAATCGTTATACTCTCAGAGTTAAAACCTATTCTAGAGCCTTAAAAAGTGCTACTGGATTTTTATTGAATTTCTTAGGACTTTATCTAACTACAATATTTTTAGGTATAGATTTAAGCTTCTATGCTAGCGCAGGTGCAGTAGCAGTAGTATTAGCTTTTCTTTCTCGGAACTTAATCGAAAGTATGCTCAGTGGAGCATTAATTTTATGGTATGATTCTTACGCAGTAGGCGATATTATCGAGATAGAAGGCAACACAGGAGTTGTCGAAGACATTAATCTATACGCTACCTCTTTAAGAAATTTAAGTGGCGAATTAATTGTTATTCCTAATCGCAGTATTAATATTTTAATAAACAAAACCAAAGATTGGTCAAGAGTTGACTTTACTATTGAAATTAATTATGATGCAGACAGTGAAAAAGCTATGGCGATTTTAGAACAAGTCGCCGAAGAATTGCGCCAAGAACCACAATGGCGTGAGCGAATATTAGAGTCTCCTGAAATCTTAGGTGTTGATGGTCTTTCTCATCAAGGAATAATCATTAGGTTATTAATTAAAACCGCTCCCAAAGAACAATGGAACGTAGAAAGAGAATTTCGTTTACGGGTTAAACAAGCTTTTGATGAGGCTAATATTAATGTCGGTGTTCCCCAATATAAAATAGTCCAAAATATTGCTAAGGAAATGGGGAAGAGGGAATAATATCGAATGAAAAATAAAATGCTAAAAATGAGTTAGGTATTAGGTGTTAGGTGTTCCCTTCTGTTATATTTTTAGCTTTCTTTTATCCCATTTGATATAGCGCTACGTGCAAGGCACTCATGCACTCTCGCACTCTTGCAAGAGTAGATTAGCACTCGGTTTCATAACTTGAAAATGTCCTAAGCACAACGCGTACTGCTATAATTAATGTACTATATTGACAAACAAAAAAAACACTGTACAGTGTAAAAGTCAAATAAATACAATTTATTACAAAAATGAATAAAAAGACTTGGCTCAATAGCTTGATTCTCGGTTGTTTGATTTCGGCTAGCGCCAATGTAGCTCAAGCAGCGACTTTAACTGCTACTCCCACTCCTACTAATGATTTCTTTTCTTCTTTTACAATAGAATTTGATGACGCAAACAATAACGGGATTCTTGATAGCAATGAAATATCATTACCTTTAGGACAGCCCGATTTTAGTGGTGTGACTACTACTAGTTCGATCTTTTACACTCAGGTAACTGAAATTGCTAATATAACAGGAATAACGCAAGGATTTAGTTTCGATGTCTGGGTTTTTCCAAACCCTAATGGTATTGGTTCGTCTGTTCAACAGGCAAGCTTGTGGAATTACGAAATAACAGGTGATAATATTATACCCGAACCGTTAACTATTCTTGGTACTGGTTTAGTAGCAGGATTTTTACCTTTGTTAAAGAGACAAAAAAAATCATAAATTAATTTCTTTCCTAGGGGGCGCTCATGAAAAGCGCCCTAATTGATCTAAAATAATTTCTATGGTGCATTAAAGTATCAGTTGACCAAATTTGGCTTAACTGGTTCAATAGTACTTAAAAAACAACCATGGAAAAAGCCCTAGGTACAGTTATACAAGGTTCATTAAGTCAAGGTTTAGAAGTAAGATTAAATCCCGATATATCTGTAGAAGATATGCGAGTTGGTAAATTTTTAGTAGTTCAAGGGGTACGTTCTCGCTTTTTTTGTCTTCTTACTGATGTTTGTTTGGGTACATCTAATCCTCGTATTAACGCTAATCCACCTAGTCCTAATGATACCTTGTTACAACAAATTTTAGCAGGGAGTGGCACTTATGGCACGATCGAACTCTCCCCGATGTTAATGTTAACCCTTCAAGATCAAACAGACAAATCATTTCAGCAGAAAACACCAACAGATACTAGTTTAGCTTCTTTTACTCCTCACACCAATACTAATCTACAATTAATGCCAGTTAAAACGATTCCTAGTCATTTTAGTCAAGTTTATGACGCTAGTGAACAAGATTTTCGCCTCGTTTTTGGTTGGGAAGATGATCCGATTCATTGTAACTTTGCTATTGGTCAACCTTTAGATATGGATGTTCCCGTCTGTCTAGACTTAGAACGCTTTGTCGAACGTAGTAATGGTGTATTTGGTAAATCAGGTACGGGTAAATCTTTTTTGACTCGCTTATTGATTTCGGGAATTATTCGTAAACAAGCAGCAGTAAATCTGATGTTTGATATGCACTCAGAATACGGTTGGGAAGCAATTAACGAAGGTAAACAATTTAGTACAGTAAAAGGATTGCGTCAACTATTTCCAGGAGAAGTAGAAATCTATACCCTAGATCCTGATTCTACTAAACGTCGTGGGGTAAAAGATGCACAAGAATTATTTCTCAGTTTGGATCAAATTGAAATCGAAGATATTCGTTTAGTTGGTTATGAGTTGGGAATATCTGAAGCGAGTTTAGATAACGCTAATATCCTCGAGGCCGAATTTGGCAAATCCTGGATTAATCAATTATTGAATATGACTAATGAAGATATCCAGATGTTTTGTCTAGAAAAGCAAGGTCATAAAGGCTCTATAATGGCTTTGCAGCGTAAGTTAACTCGTCTGACTAATCTTAAATATCTGCGTTCCGTTTGTCCCCACAATTATATTAAACGTATCCTAGAGTCTCTCGACGCGGGTAAACACGTGGTTATCGAATTCGGATCTCAGTCTAATATGTTATCCTATATGTTAGCAACTAACATGATCACGCGTAGGATTCATAAAGCTTATGTCGAAAAAGCTGAAAAATTCCTACAGTCCAAAAAAGTAAGCGATCGCCCTAGACAATTGGTGATTACTATCGAAGAAGCCCACCGCTTTTTAGACTCTAGTATTGTACATCAAACTATCTTCGGGACGATCGCCCGAGAAATGCGCAAATATTTTGTTACCCTGCTAATTGTCGATCAACGCCCTTCAGGTATCGATAATGAAGTCATGTCTCAAGTTGGTACGCGTATAACCTGTTTACTTAACGATGATAAAGACATTGACGCTATCTTTACAGGTGTCTCTGGTGGTCAAAATCTGCGTTCTGTTTTAGCTAAACTAGACTCTAAACAACAAGCCTTAATCTTAGGTCACGCTGTACCTATGCCAGTAGTTGTCAGAACTAGACCCTATGATCAACAATTTTACAGCGAAATTGGCGAAGTAGCATGGCAAGAACTATCTGATCAAGAAGTTTTTGTAGCTGCTCAAAATGCTCTCAATGACTTAGAGTTTTAGTAATTATCTCACCTCTGATTACGGTTATCTCTATAGACTTCACTCAAATCTTAAGTCATTATAGTAATAACAGGTATAGAGAAAAATTTTAGTTAAGTTAGTTATCATTCATTGAACTTTTTTCGAGTTGCCGACGTCTATTAATGTAGATAACATCTACTAAGCAAGAATAAAGTCATGACGACTTCGTTTTTATAGTAACTTGCATATCTATAGAGTTAGTTAGAACTAGGCAAACAACCATCTCAAGAGGAGTCAACAAGAGAGCAATGCCCACTGCCAAAGACACAACAACCACAAATAAACCATTATTCTCGGCAGATATGGTTCGTACTTATCTCCACGAGATTGGTAGAGTACCCTTGCTTACCCCAGAACAAGAGATAAACTATGGGAAGCAAGTGCAAAAAATGATGAGTTTATTAGAAATAAAACAAGAACTCCAGAAAAAACAAGCTAGAGAAATAAGCTTAGAAGAATGGGCAGAAAAAGCCCAAATGGAAGTAAAAGAGCTAGAAAAAGCTCTCGAAAAAGGAGAAAGAGCTAAGCGTAAGATGATTGAAGCCAATCTACGCCTAGTGGTAGCGATCGCCAAGAAATACCAAAAACGAAACATGGAATTTTTAGATCTAATCCAAGAAGGAAGTCTCGGGTTAGAAAGAGGAGTAGAGAAATTTGATCCCACCAAAGGGTTTAAATTTTCCACCTACGCTTACTGGTGGATACGTCAAGCGATTACCAGAGCGATCGCCCAACAAGGTCGTACGATTCGACTACCAATTCATATTACCGAAAAACTCAATAAAATCAAGCGAACTCAACGAGAATTATCACAAAGATTAGGACGCAATCCTACTCCAAGTGAAATCGCCGAGGAATTAGAACTAGAGCCTTCCCAAATTCGGGAATACTTAAGTGTAGCTCGTCAACCCATTTCTCTAGACGTAAGAGTAGGAGACAATCAAGATACCGAACTATCGGAATTATTAGAAGATCAAAGCGCATCTCCAGATCAATTTATCACCCAAGAGTTATTACGCCAAGACTTAAGGGATTTGCTAGACGAACTAACCCCCCAACAAAAAGCCGTAATTAGTTTGCGCTTCGGGTTAGAAGACGGTAAAGAATTATCCTTAGCCAAAATTGGTAAAAAACTCGAACTCAGTCGCGAGAGAGTGCGCCAACTAGAGCATCAAGCCCTAGCTCATCTACGAAAACGTCGTGAGAATATACAAGAATACATAGTAGCTAGTTAGAACTTATGATCCCCGTAGGCTAAAAACGGGGATTCAAATTTTAGCTAAGTCAATCAGAGCGAGCAACATACGTTAAAATCAAGGAAATCCTTGAGCAAGAGTGATCATCAATGTCAGAAAAAATGCCCTTGGAGCAGATACCAATTACAGACGATTTAGACAAATTATTAGAAATATTACCTAATGTAATAGCAGAAAACCTTAAACAACACCCTCAAAAAAATGAACTAGTAGAAGTAGTCATGGACTTAGGAAGACTACCAGAAGCTCGTTTTCCAAGAGGGAGTATCGATCTTAGCAATCAACCCATAACCAAAGAAGACTTAGCACAATCAATAGCCAAAGTAGGTTATTTTAGTGGCGATAATCGAGCAGGAATCGAAAGAACCTTACATCGAATTAGCGCCATGCGCAACCGCAGTGGCGAAATAATCGGTTTAACTTGTCGAATTGGGCGTGCTATTTTCGGGACGATCGCCATGATTCGGGAATTAGTAGAAAGTGAAAAATCAATCCTCTTATTAGGACGTCCTGGAGTAGGTAAAACTACAGCTCTCAGAGAAATAGCCCGAGTCTTAGCCGATGACTTACACAAAAGAGTAGTAATTATCGACACATCCAACGAAATAGCAGGAGATGGAGATATACCCCATCCCGCCATCGGTCGCGCTCGTCGTATGCAGGTATCACGACCAGAACTACAGCATCAAGTCATGATTGAAGCAGTAGAAAACCATACACCAGAAGTAATCATTATCGACGAAATTGGGACAGAATTAGAAGCCCTAGCCGCTCGCACCATCGCTGAAAGAGGAGTACAATTAGTAGGAACAGCTCACGGTAACCGTTTAGAAAATTTAATCAAAAACCCCACCCTATCAGACTTAGTAGGAGGGATTCAAACAGTTACCCTAGGAGATGATGAAGCCCGACGCCGTAACTCACAGAAAACCGTTTTAGAGCGTAAAGCTCCCCCAACCTTCGCGATCGCCATAGAAATGATCGAAAAACAACGCTGGGTAGTACATCAAGACGTAGCCCAAACCGTAGATGCCTTATTAAGAGGTTATTCTATCCCTGTAGAAGTGAGAACAGTTGACTCATTCGGAGAGATCCAAATCAGTCAAGAAACACCGCGGGAACCTACAGAAATCACTCCTGTGCAAACCAACTTAAGAGCAATCCCCCTAAAACCCACAGGGTGGAGAGCATCAGGGCGAATGATACCCCTTCCTAACCAGAATGAGCAAAACTTCGATACTTTGATTGAACAATCCTGGCAACAAAAAGAACCAGAAACAGATAAAATACGTGTACCAGGACCTAGTGGTGAAGATTGGCCCATTTATCTCTATCCCTATGGGATCGCTCGTTCTCAACTAGAGCAAATCATTGATATACTCAACCTACCCATAGTTTTAACTAAAGACTTTGAAAGCGCAGACGCCGTTTTAGCCTTGCGTTCCCAGATTAAAAATAACAATAAACTGCGTCAGATGGCAAAAAGTTTTCAAATACCTATCTATGGGGTTAAATCTAACAGTATTCCTCAAATTAGTTACGGTTTAAAACAACTACTTAATCAAGACGACTCACCAACAGCAGAAACCATAGAGCTGAGTATCCTTGCTCAAGGAGGGAATGACGACGAAATCGAAGCACTAGAAGAAGCTAGATTAGCTGTAGAACAGATTGTAATTCCACGTAAGCAAGCGGTAGAATTACTGCCACGTTCAGCTAAAGTACGTAAAATGCAGCATGAACTAGTAGAACATTACAGGTTACAGTCAGACAGCTTAGGAGAAGAACCTAACCGCCGTTTACGTATTTACCCAGCCTAAACTAAATTAGCAATAATCGCCAAAATTTGATAGCCTAGGCTAATAGCTTTGGGAATGGAAAAAAGACAGTGGATATAATAATAGGTCGGGGTAAAACCGCTAGAAGAGCATATGGAATTGATGAAATCGCCCTCGCCCCGGGGGCGGGTACTCTAGATCCAAGTTTAGCAAATACAACCTGGCAACTAGGCAACATCACTAGAGAAATTCCGATTATCGCTAGCGCTATGGATAGCGTAGTTGACGTGAAAATGGCAGCAAAACTATCCCAATTAGGAGCACTAGGAGTTCTAAACCTAGAAGGGATACAAACTCGTTACACAGATCCCGAACCGATTTTAGAGAAGATCGTTTCTGTGGGTAAAACCGAGTTCGTAGAACTAATGCAGGAACTCTACGCAGAACCAATTAAAGAAGAGTTAATTACACAAAGAATCACAGAAATAAAAGATAATGGCGGTATTGCAGCAGTTAGTTTGACTCCTGCAGGAGCGCAAAAATTTGCCGCAACCATTAAAACAGCAGCACCAGACTTAGTCTTCCTTCAAGCTACCGTAGTCTCAACAGCTCATTTAGCGCCAGATACCTTTATACCTCTAGACTTAACAGAATTCTGTCAGTCAATGCCAATGCCTGTAATCATAGGTAACTGTGTAACCTATGAAGTAGCCCTAAATCTCATGGAAGCAGGAGCAGCAGGAATTTTAGTGGGTATAGGACCAGGTGCAGCTTGTACCTCTAGAGGCGTTCTGGGGATCGGTGTTCCTCAAGCAACGGCGATCGCCGACTGTGCAGCAGCTAGAGATAAATTTGCTCACAATACAGGCAAATACGTACCCATCATCGCCGATGGAGGTATTATCACAGGTGGTGATATCTGTAAATGTATCGCCTGTGGAGCAGATGCAGTGATGATTGGTTCTCCCATCGCTAGAGCTAAAGAAGCACCAGGAAGAGAATATCATTGGGGAATGGCAACACCTAGCCCCGTCTTACCCCGAGGAACTCGCATTAACGTCGGGACAACAGGAACAATCAACGAAATCTTAGTCGGTCCTGCTAGACTAGATGACGGAACTCATAATCTTTTGGGTGCTCTTAAAACCAGTATGGGAACACTAGGGGCTAAAAACCTGAAAGAAATGCAACAAGTAGAAGTAGTTATCGCTCCTTCTCTATTAACCGAAGGTAAAGTCTATCAAAAAGCCCAACAATTGGGTATGGGTAAATAACCTCTAAAACCTATGACCATGCCTTCTCTAGGCATGGTAAAATTTAAATAGTTCTATTTAGTCACATAACTAATGCCAACCGCCAGCGAAAACTCAGAAAATCAAGTTAAACTACCTCGAACAAGTGAATCAGAGTTACTCAAAAAAATTCGCCATACTAGCTCCCACGTCATGGCTATGGCGGTGCAGAAGTTGTTCCCTAAAGCCCAAGTAACCATCGGTCCATGGACAGAAATGGGCTTTTACTACGATTTTGACCTACCCGAACCCCTCACTGAAGCGGATCTCAAAGCCATTAAGAAAGAAATGGTCAAGATCATTAATCAAAAATTACCCGTAATTAGAGAAGAAGTATCTCGCACAGAAGCACAAAAACGGATACAAGACATTAACGAACCCTATAAATTAGAAATCCTCGATAGTATTCAAGAACCAATTACTATCTATCATCTAGGTGATAAGTGGTGGGATTTATGCGCAGGACCACACCTAGAAAATACCAGCGAGTTAAACCCCAAAGCTATAGACTTAGAAAGCGTCGCAGGAGCATATTGGCGCGGTGATTCTACTAAAGCTCAACTACAAAGAGTCTATGGAACAGCTTGGGAAACTAGCGAACAATTAGCAGAATATAAACGTCGTAAAGAAGAAGCGCTCAAACGCGACCACCGTAAATTAGGCAAAGAATTAGGTTTATTTATCTTCGCTGACCCCGTCGGACCTGGACTACCTCTGTGGACTCCTAAAGGGACAATACTGCGATCGCTCCTTGAAGACTTCCTCAAACAAGAACAACTTAAACGCGGTTATCTACCCGTTATTACTCCCCATATCGCTAGAGTGGATCTCTTCAAAACCTCGGGACATTGGCAAAAATATAAAGAAGATATGTTCCCCATGATGGCAGAATCCCCAGAAGAGGCAGAATTAGAGCAGGGTTTTGTCTTAAAACCGATGAATTGTCCCTTTCACATTCAAATCTATAAAAGCGAGTTACGCTCCTATCGCGAGTTACCTATGCGTCTAGCTGAATTTGGGACGGTTTATCGTTATGAACAATCAGGAGAATTAGGAGGATTAACCAGAGTACGCGGTTTTACCGTGGATGACTCCCATTTGTTTGTTAACCCTACTCAATTAGATACCGAGTTTCTCAGTGTGGTAGATTTAATCCTTCACGTCTTTAAGAGTTTACAACTGCGCAACTTCAAGGCTAGACTCAGTTTCCGCGATCCCGAATCAGATAAATATATCGGCTCTGCTGAAGTCTGGTCTAAAGCTGAAAGCGCAATACGTAGAGCAGTGCAAACTCTCGGTATGGACTATTTTGAAGCACCAGGAGAAGCAGCTTTCTATGGTCCAAAACTAGACTTTATCTTCTCTGATGCACTAGAAAGAGAATGGCAACTCGGTACAGTACAGGTAGATTATAATCTACCCGAACGCTTCGATTTAGAATATATCAACGAATCAGGTCACCGAGAACGCCCTGTGATGATTCATCGCGCACCCTTTGGTTCTTTAGAACGCTTAATTGGTATCCTAATTGAAGAATACTCGGGAGATTTTCCTCTGTGGTTAGCCCCAGTACAAATTAGACTCCTTCCTGTTAGTGATGAACACTGGGATTACGTTAACAATATCACTACTAAAATGCTCAGTCTTGGTATCCGCGCTGAAGCTGATACTAGTCGCGAACGTCTCGGTAAACAAATTCGTAACGCCGAAAAACAGAAAATACCCATTATGGCTGTAGTGGGTACACAAGAAGTAGAAAGTAATAGTCTTAATATTCGTACCCGCGCATCGGGAGAATTAGGCGCAATCCCCGTCAATACCCTGATTGAACGTCTCCAAGAAGCGATCGCTACTAAACAATCTTTATGAATTCCCAAATGATGGTCAGATTGTTACAGGAAAAAGGGAGCAAACTTTGCTCCCCTACATATCCTAAAATTAAACCAAACAAGCGGCTAAATCCTCATCAGGAGTAGTGATCGCTTTGAGGTTATATTTCTCACTAAGTAATTTAAACACG
This genomic window from Gloeocapsa sp. DLM2.Bin57 contains:
- a CDS encoding AAA family ATPase, with protein sequence MSEKMPLEQIPITDDLDKLLEILPNVIAENLKQHPQKNELVEVVMDLGRLPEARFPRGSIDLSNQPITKEDLAQSIAKVGYFSGDNRAGIERTLHRISAMRNRSGEIIGLTCRIGRAIFGTIAMIRELVESEKSILLLGRPGVGKTTALREIARVLADDLHKRVVIIDTSNEIAGDGDIPHPAIGRARRMQVSRPELQHQVMIEAVENHTPEVIIIDEIGTELEALAARTIAERGVQLVGTAHGNRLENLIKNPTLSDLVGGIQTVTLGDDEARRRNSQKTVLERKAPPTFAIAIEMIEKQRWVVHQDVAQTVDALLRGYSIPVEVRTVDSFGEIQISQETPREPTEITPVQTNLRAIPLKPTGWRASGRMIPLPNQNEQNFDTLIEQSWQQKEPETDKIRVPGPSGEDWPIYLYPYGIARSQLEQIIDILNLPIVLTKDFESADAVLALRSQIKNNNKLRQMAKSFQIPIYGVKSNSIPQISYGLKQLLNQDDSPTAETIELSILAQGGNDDEIEALEEARLAVEQIVIPRKQAVELLPRSAKVRKMQHELVEHYRLQSDSLGEEPNRRLRIYPA
- a CDS encoding GuaB3 family IMP dehydrogenase-related protein: MDIIIGRGKTARRAYGIDEIALAPGAGTLDPSLANTTWQLGNITREIPIIASAMDSVVDVKMAAKLSQLGALGVLNLEGIQTRYTDPEPILEKIVSVGKTEFVELMQELYAEPIKEELITQRITEIKDNGGIAAVSLTPAGAQKFAATIKTAAPDLVFLQATVVSTAHLAPDTFIPLDLTEFCQSMPMPVIIGNCVTYEVALNLMEAGAAGILVGIGPGAACTSRGVLGIGVPQATAIADCAAARDKFAHNTGKYVPIIADGGIITGGDICKCIACGADAVMIGSPIARAKEAPGREYHWGMATPSPVLPRGTRINVGTTGTINEILVGPARLDDGTHNLLGALKTSMGTLGAKNLKEMQQVEVVIAPSLLTEGKVYQKAQQLGMGK
- a CDS encoding threonine--tRNA ligase: MPTASENSENQVKLPRTSESELLKKIRHTSSHVMAMAVQKLFPKAQVTIGPWTEMGFYYDFDLPEPLTEADLKAIKKEMVKIINQKLPVIREEVSRTEAQKRIQDINEPYKLEILDSIQEPITIYHLGDKWWDLCAGPHLENTSELNPKAIDLESVAGAYWRGDSTKAQLQRVYGTAWETSEQLAEYKRRKEEALKRDHRKLGKELGLFIFADPVGPGLPLWTPKGTILRSLLEDFLKQEQLKRGYLPVITPHIARVDLFKTSGHWQKYKEDMFPMMAESPEEAELEQGFVLKPMNCPFHIQIYKSELRSYRELPMRLAEFGTVYRYEQSGELGGLTRVRGFTVDDSHLFVNPTQLDTEFLSVVDLILHVFKSLQLRNFKARLSFRDPESDKYIGSAEVWSKAESAIRRAVQTLGMDYFEAPGEAAFYGPKLDFIFSDALEREWQLGTVQVDYNLPERFDLEYINESGHRERPVMIHRAPFGSLERLIGILIEEYSGDFPLWLAPVQIRLLPVSDEHWDYVNNITTKMLSLGIRAEADTSRERLGKQIRNAEKQKIPIMAVVGTQEVESNSLNIRTRASGELGAIPVNTLIERLQEAIATKQSL